Proteins encoded together in one Janthinobacterium tructae window:
- a CDS encoding response regulator — protein MSKDPKDRPYLTPTEVANWMMVSPITVRGWAQRNLLQAEVTPGGHRRFRREEVERFARQWNPAGNKGPLRVLIVDDDMGVVGFLRELIGGGDYDVVVETAHNGFDAGCLAQSFIPDVMLLDLMMPGLSGTEVCRQIKQSAGLDSVRVIAMSGYLTAENEGELLAAGAEHCIAKPIDGVALLKAMGLEV, from the coding sequence ATGTCCAAAGATCCCAAAGACCGACCCTACCTGACCCCCACCGAAGTGGCCAACTGGATGATGGTGTCGCCCATCACCGTGCGCGGCTGGGCGCAACGCAATCTGTTGCAGGCCGAGGTGACGCCGGGCGGCCACCGCCGGTTCCGCCGCGAAGAAGTCGAGCGCTTCGCGCGCCAGTGGAATCCGGCTGGCAACAAGGGGCCGCTGCGCGTACTGATCGTCGACGACGACATGGGCGTGGTGGGTTTCCTGCGCGAACTGATCGGCGGTGGTGACTACGACGTCGTGGTCGAGACGGCGCACAACGGTTTCGACGCCGGCTGCCTGGCGCAGAGTTTCATCCCAGACGTGATGTTGCTGGACCTGATGATGCCGGGCCTGAGCGGCACCGAGGTGTGCCGCCAGATCAAGCAAAGCGCGGGGCTGGACAGTGTGCGCGTGATCGCCATGAGCGGTTACTTGACGGCCGAGAACGAAGGCGAGCTGTTGGCGGCCGGGGCCGAGCACTGCATCGCCAAACCCATAGACGGGGTGGCCTTGCTCAAGGCAATGGGCCTGGAGGTCTGA
- a CDS encoding sugar ABC transporter: MIYTVECSFADPASEAEWNHFYSLEKLPALISVSGFHTSQRFKALSAGCPVYLAMHTIDDLDVLHGDEYRRKGGGNFARWQQHISDWHRNLYGGLDRAPAIGQDEHLVTSTVGPAPLIEMGLIPYRMQAVALDRFPEHRWIAKMGPSVDLGTEHLPKGVHLYAPMTGQLTSGSDIVLQISR; the protein is encoded by the coding sequence ATGATTTATACAGTCGAATGCAGCTTTGCCGATCCAGCCAGTGAAGCAGAGTGGAATCATTTCTACAGTCTGGAAAAACTGCCCGCGCTCATTTCAGTGAGCGGGTTCCATACCTCGCAGCGCTTCAAGGCCTTGAGCGCCGGATGCCCTGTCTACCTCGCCATGCATACGATCGACGATCTCGATGTACTTCATGGAGATGAGTATCGCCGGAAAGGCGGTGGCAATTTCGCGCGCTGGCAGCAGCACATCAGCGACTGGCACCGCAATCTCTATGGCGGCCTTGACCGCGCACCGGCCATCGGTCAAGACGAACATCTGGTGACGAGTACAGTCGGCCCGGCGCCGCTTATCGAAATGGGCCTCATTCCTTATCGGATGCAAGCTGTCGCATTGGACAGGTTCCCTGAACATCGATGGATCGCGAAGATGGGGCCCTCTGTTGACCTCGGCACGGAACATCTTCCGAAAGGCGTCCATCTGTATGCGCCTATGACCGGCCAATTGACGAGTGGCAGTGACATCGTTCTCCAAATCTCGCGGTAG
- a CDS encoding MBL fold metallo-hydrolase produces MNHTQFPSQQIGEFSITAISDGYLSASLDLLSNIDLLDASKLQQDAGVNDPSSIHINCYLVRGRGRTILIDAGAGGFKQWGGKLKVNLALAGVQPSDIDTILLTHAHPDHVGGLLDSSGEAAFPDAELVIHQHEVSFWEDDSNLSRASERARGNFLFARKVFDQYREKMRLFTDNEVLPGIIAMPLLGHTAGHSGYRIESADRSLLIWGDIVHFPQIQIARPDVSIAFDQDPLLSAKTRSKLLDVVSSDNILIAGMHLGELGFARIQRKGNLYRIAYEA; encoded by the coding sequence ATGAATCACACGCAATTTCCAAGCCAGCAGATTGGGGAGTTTTCGATCACGGCCATCAGTGACGGATACCTTTCCGCCAGTCTCGATTTACTCTCCAATATCGATTTATTGGATGCGTCAAAGTTGCAGCAAGACGCAGGTGTGAACGACCCCTCTTCCATTCATATCAACTGCTATTTGGTTCGCGGCCGGGGCCGCACAATTTTGATTGATGCAGGTGCAGGTGGATTCAAGCAATGGGGTGGCAAGCTGAAAGTGAATCTTGCACTGGCTGGTGTACAACCCTCCGACATCGACACGATTCTTCTGACACATGCACATCCCGATCACGTCGGGGGGCTGCTTGATTCGTCAGGAGAAGCAGCCTTTCCCGATGCGGAGTTAGTGATCCACCAGCATGAGGTTTCTTTCTGGGAAGACGATAGCAATCTCAGCCGAGCCAGTGAGCGTGCTCGCGGAAACTTTCTGTTTGCTCGGAAGGTGTTTGACCAGTATAGGGAAAAAATGCGCCTGTTTACCGATAATGAAGTTCTCCCAGGTATTATTGCCATGCCCCTACTGGGGCATACCGCAGGGCATTCTGGTTATCGCATCGAATCCGCTGATCGCAGCCTGTTGATCTGGGGGGATATTGTTCATTTCCCTCAAATCCAGATTGCGCGTCCCGACGTATCCATTGCATTCGATCAAGATCCGCTTCTTTCAGCCAAAACACGTTCAAAACTGCTGGATGTGGTCAGCTCGGACAACATCCTCATCGCCGGCATGCACCTTGGCGAACTCGGCTTCGCGCGCATTCAACGCAAAGGCAATCTCTACAGGATAGCCTACGAAGCTTAG
- a CDS encoding methyl-accepting chemotaxis protein — MNMNVGTRLSAAFLLVIVLLLGITLQGIAGMSSVNDSSELIVNDRYRKVTIANAVLDGINSTAVEMRNLLILEDKAQAAQALERMALARKQVTGQLATLERELSTEQGRQSLKRILDARARYAAGQQRFLALLAADDKAQASALLLSSVMRDQQAYFDEVRSLVNLVGQLMEKAGEHSVLTYHASRNWMLGLAALATLLACGLGVWITRGITGPLRGAMAVAQAIAGGDLRSHIRVSGDDETARLLKALQEMNDSLQRIVGQVRSGTDTINAAASEIADGNLDLSARTEQQASSLEETAAAMEQLTSTVQQNADSARQASALAAGASAVASKGGAEVARVVDTMASINASSQKIVDIISVIEAIAFQTNILALNAAVEAARAGEQGRGFAVVAAEVRGLAQRSTAAAKEIELLIRDSVEQVECGNRLVSDAGRTMAEVVASVHRVSDIMGKISAAGVEQSAGIAQVNEAIAQMDAVTQQNAALVEEAAAAAASLQQQARGLSATVGVFRTEDGTLAPLATAPVPARRHSTGFAPAAVKARLRRSAAVDEWEAF; from the coding sequence ATGAATATGAATGTGGGTACCCGGCTGAGCGCCGCCTTCTTGCTGGTGATTGTTTTGCTGCTGGGCATCACCCTGCAGGGGATCGCCGGCATGAGTTCCGTCAACGACAGCAGCGAATTGATCGTCAATGACCGCTACCGCAAGGTGACGATCGCCAACGCCGTCCTCGACGGCATCAACAGCACTGCGGTGGAGATGCGCAACCTGCTGATCCTCGAGGACAAGGCGCAGGCTGCCCAGGCGCTGGAACGGATGGCGCTCGCGCGCAAGCAGGTCACGGGCCAGTTGGCCACGCTGGAACGGGAACTGTCGACCGAGCAGGGCCGCCAGAGCCTCAAACGCATCCTCGACGCGCGGGCCCGCTACGCCGCCGGGCAACAGCGCTTCCTCGCGCTGCTGGCGGCGGACGACAAGGCGCAGGCCAGCGCCTTGCTGCTGTCGAGCGTGATGCGCGACCAGCAAGCCTACTTCGACGAGGTGCGCAGCCTGGTCAACCTGGTCGGTCAGCTGATGGAGAAGGCCGGCGAGCACTCGGTGCTGACCTACCACGCCAGCCGCAACTGGATGCTCGGCCTGGCGGCGCTGGCCACGCTGCTGGCCTGCGGCCTGGGCGTCTGGATCACGCGCGGCATCACCGGCCCGCTGCGCGGTGCCATGGCCGTCGCCCAAGCCATCGCCGGCGGCGACCTGCGCAGCCACATCAGGGTCAGCGGCGACGATGAGACGGCGCGCCTGCTCAAGGCGCTGCAGGAAATGAACGACAGCCTGCAACGCATCGTCGGGCAGGTGCGCAGCGGCACCGACACCATCAACGCCGCCGCCAGCGAGATCGCCGACGGCAACCTGGACCTGTCGGCGCGCACCGAGCAGCAGGCCAGTTCGCTGGAGGAGACGGCAGCCGCGATGGAGCAGCTGACCAGCACGGTGCAGCAAAACGCCGACAGCGCGCGCCAGGCGAGCGCGCTGGCCGCCGGCGCCAGCGCGGTGGCCAGCAAGGGCGGCGCCGAGGTGGCCCGGGTGGTCGACACGATGGCTTCGATCAACGCCTCGTCGCAGAAGATCGTCGACATCATCAGCGTCATCGAGGCGATTGCCTTCCAGACCAACATCCTGGCGCTGAACGCCGCTGTCGAGGCGGCGCGCGCCGGCGAACAGGGCCGCGGCTTCGCCGTGGTGGCAGCGGAGGTGCGCGGCCTGGCCCAGCGCAGCACGGCGGCGGCCAAGGAGATCGAGTTGCTGATCCGCGACTCGGTCGAGCAGGTCGAATGCGGCAACCGCCTGGTCAGCGACGCCGGCCGCACCATGGCCGAGGTGGTGGCCAGCGTGCACCGGGTCAGCGACATTATGGGCAAGATCAGCGCCGCCGGCGTCGAACAAAGCGCCGGCATCGCCCAAGTCAACGAGGCGATCGCCCAGATGGATGCGGTGACCCAGCAGAACGCCGCGCTGGTGGAGGAGGCGGCTGCCGCCGCCGCCAGCCTGCAGCAACAGGCGCGCGGCCTGTCCGCGACGGTTGGCGTGTTCCGCACCGAGGACGGTACGCTGGCGCCCCTTGCCACAGCCCCGGTTCCGGCGCGCCGCCACAGCACAGGGTTCGCGCCGGCCGCCGTCAAGGCCCGTTTGCGCCGGTCCGCCGCCGTCGACGAGTGGGAAGCATTCTGA
- a CDS encoding LysR substrate-binding domain-containing protein translates to MRRKIPSNAALMAFEAAARHGSFARAAAELSLTEGAISRQIGRLEAFLGVLLFERVGNRVRLLPNGERYAAQVRESLDRLERDSQYLMGQPVDGASLDIAVIPTFAMRWLIPRLSQFQQKHPNITVHLAERMEPFVLAGSGFDAAIHFEHPAWTGMRTHHLLDEVLVPICHPEILTENEGTTVLDNLPRLHRRQNPEAWQRYSEETGIPLTNPAIGARYDLHAMLIEAALAGLGVALVPRLYVETELAQGRLVAPWPEGKAISKTFCLVLPESIGLSGEPIKAFAQWILDEAKKPASTRH, encoded by the coding sequence ATGCGCAGGAAGATCCCCAGCAACGCTGCACTGATGGCATTCGAGGCCGCCGCCCGCCATGGCAGTTTCGCCCGAGCGGCGGCGGAGTTGTCACTGACGGAAGGGGCCATCAGCCGTCAGATTGGCCGACTGGAAGCCTTTCTCGGCGTGCTGTTGTTTGAGCGAGTCGGAAATCGCGTCCGGCTGTTGCCCAACGGGGAACGCTATGCGGCGCAAGTGCGCGAGTCGCTTGACCGGCTGGAACGAGACAGCCAGTACCTGATGGGCCAGCCAGTCGATGGTGCAAGCCTCGACATAGCCGTCATCCCGACTTTCGCGATGCGGTGGCTCATTCCTCGCTTGTCACAATTCCAGCAGAAGCATCCGAACATCACTGTGCATCTTGCCGAACGCATGGAACCCTTCGTACTTGCCGGCAGCGGGTTCGATGCCGCAATCCATTTCGAGCATCCGGCCTGGACGGGAATGAGGACTCACCACCTTTTGGATGAGGTGTTGGTTCCGATTTGCCATCCAGAAATTCTGACAGAAAACGAAGGCACAACCGTACTGGATAACCTGCCGCGCCTGCACCGGCGACAGAACCCCGAGGCTTGGCAACGCTACTCCGAAGAGACTGGAATCCCTCTGACCAATCCAGCGATTGGTGCACGCTACGATCTTCATGCGATGTTGATCGAAGCAGCGTTGGCTGGCCTCGGTGTTGCGTTAGTACCGCGCCTCTACGTTGAAACCGAACTTGCTCAAGGACGGTTGGTCGCTCCATGGCCAGAGGGAAAAGCAATTTCCAAAACCTTCTGTCTCGTGCTTCCTGAGTCGATCGGATTGAGCGGGGAGCCAATAAAAGCGTTTGCTCAATGGATACTAGACGAAGCCAAGAAACCAGCGTCGACGCGACATTGA
- a CDS encoding MASE3 domain-containing protein has translation MVKYIRPAPARHDGLAVALALLVALLMLLPWGQVDIPFRHYLPLHTLLEFASIVVAFLVFATLWYTPSNAVSASWLLIAVALFSAGWLDLAHALSFRGMPDLITPSTAKKSTAFWLAARLIVALTLLGVSFYPHLRRPSRLGRYGLLAGAAALNLLLLWGVFWHEAKLPGGGGAMDYFSLKNILEGLAAALLLHSAWRYRRLARGAGADSLRPLFLAALAGALSGLLLINHEIMADLRNLFGHLYKLLSYGLLFQAMFVASVRKPYHQLSLQAHALTETNAQLRTRSLALSSTAMPVFVTDLAGRVQWRNRAAYALLRQAFPGRAARQQFKSALLDSDPAALAGMRAALANGVLWRGQVRLGQDGGPRLILDCTATPLRNDGGAVYGSVITAEDVTERIAARQRYKRVLDTALDGFWIIGADGWLLEVNQGYAKMSGYTVAQLLRMNVDQLEAAAFTRDIPLRMTHLASQGQLRLQSRHRHADGHEFVVEMSATHDPATGHVFVFLHDRSEYEAAAAARYDLERQLLQSQKMQSLGQLTGGIAHDFNNALTAILGYANLALRRCLPAQPGKLGPYLREIVGASERASELVAKMLTFARMQPGAPAGPLAPAGVIAEVLAMLRPSIPSGIALHSRVDDPACVLMAAGELHQVLVNLIINARDAIGEHGSIEVRVRRRLLDGQLCAVSRRRLVGDYLAIEVRDDGCGIAAEHVGRLFDPFFTTKEVGKGTGLGLAMLQSILRRAGGHVLVETAPGRGSCFQLLFPVAAATAGEAAVAGPAAVFDGVAGAGQQIWVVDDTPAVARYIAELLGDWGYRVRRFDDPLQLLAAFQATPMAVDLVLTDQTMPGIGGLALAAALHRLRPGLPIFLCTGQCAGLDEAALSRCGIQRCFDKPISGGALLRAVALALV, from the coding sequence ATGGTTAAGTACATCAGGCCGGCGCCGGCTCGGCACGATGGCCTCGCCGTGGCGCTGGCGCTGCTGGTGGCGCTGCTGATGCTGCTGCCCTGGGGCCAGGTTGACATTCCCTTCCGTCACTACCTGCCCCTGCATACGCTGCTTGAGTTCGCCTCCATCGTCGTCGCCTTTCTCGTCTTCGCCACGCTCTGGTACACCCCGTCCAACGCCGTTTCGGCTTCCTGGCTGCTGATCGCCGTCGCGCTATTTTCGGCCGGCTGGCTGGACCTGGCCCATGCGCTGTCGTTCCGCGGCATGCCGGACCTGATCACGCCGTCGACGGCGAAAAAATCCACGGCGTTCTGGCTGGCGGCCCGCCTCATCGTGGCGCTGACGCTGCTGGGCGTGAGTTTTTATCCGCATCTGCGGCGTCCCAGCCGGCTTGGCCGCTACGGCTTGCTGGCCGGCGCTGCCGCGCTCAACCTGCTGTTGCTGTGGGGCGTGTTCTGGCACGAGGCCAAGCTGCCCGGCGGAGGCGGCGCGATGGACTATTTCAGCCTGAAAAATATCCTGGAAGGCCTGGCGGCGGCGCTGCTGCTGCACAGTGCCTGGCGCTACCGGCGGCTGGCGCGCGGCGCCGGCGCCGACAGCCTGCGGCCGTTGTTCCTCGCCGCGTTGGCAGGGGCGCTAAGCGGGTTGCTGCTGATCAATCATGAAATCATGGCCGACCTGCGCAATCTGTTCGGCCACCTGTACAAGCTGCTCAGCTACGGCTTGCTGTTCCAGGCCATGTTCGTCGCCAGCGTGCGCAAGCCCTACCACCAGTTGTCGCTGCAGGCCCATGCCCTGACCGAGACCAACGCCCAATTGCGCACACGCTCGCTGGCCTTGTCCTCGACAGCGATGCCGGTCTTCGTGACTGACCTGGCCGGCCGGGTGCAATGGCGCAACCGCGCCGCCTACGCACTGCTGCGCCAGGCCTTTCCAGGGCGCGCCGCGCGCCAGCAGTTCAAGTCGGCCTTGCTGGACAGTGATCCAGCCGCGCTGGCTGGCATGCGCGCTGCGCTCGCCAACGGCGTGCTCTGGCGCGGCCAAGTGCGGCTGGGCCAGGACGGCGGGCCGCGCCTGATCCTGGACTGTACGGCGACGCCGCTGCGCAACGACGGGGGCGCGGTGTACGGCTCGGTCATTACCGCCGAGGACGTCACCGAGCGCATCGCGGCGCGGCAGCGCTACAAGCGCGTGCTCGACACTGCCTTGGACGGCTTCTGGATTATCGGCGCGGACGGCTGGCTGCTGGAGGTCAACCAGGGTTACGCCAAGATGTCGGGCTACACGGTGGCGCAGCTTCTGCGGATGAACGTGGACCAACTGGAAGCGGCCGCCTTCACCCGCGACATCCCGCTGCGCATGACGCATCTCGCCAGCCAGGGGCAGTTGCGCTTGCAGAGCCGTCACCGCCACGCCGACGGCCACGAGTTCGTCGTCGAGATGTCGGCCACCCACGACCCCGCGACGGGCCACGTCTTCGTGTTCCTGCACGACCGCAGCGAGTACGAGGCGGCCGCCGCCGCCCGCTACGACCTGGAGCGGCAGCTGCTGCAGTCGCAGAAGATGCAGTCGCTCGGCCAGTTGACCGGCGGCATCGCGCATGATTTCAACAACGCGCTGACGGCCATTCTCGGCTACGCCAACCTGGCCCTGCGCCGCTGCCTGCCGGCCCAGCCAGGCAAGCTCGGCCCCTACCTGCGCGAAATCGTCGGCGCCAGCGAACGGGCCAGCGAACTGGTGGCCAAGATGCTGACCTTCGCGCGCATGCAGCCGGGCGCGCCAGCCGGACCGCTGGCGCCAGCCGGGGTGATCGCCGAGGTGCTGGCGATGCTGCGCCCGTCCATCCCGTCCGGCATCGCCCTGCACAGCCGCGTCGACGATCCGGCCTGCGTGCTGATGGCGGCCGGCGAGCTGCATCAGGTGCTGGTCAACCTGATCATCAATGCGCGCGACGCGATCGGCGAGCACGGCAGTATCGAGGTGCGGGTGCGCCGCCGCCTTCTCGACGGCCAGTTGTGCGCCGTCAGCCGGCGCCGGCTGGTGGGGGACTACCTGGCCATCGAGGTGCGCGACGACGGCTGCGGCATCGCCGCCGAGCATGTCGGGCGCCTGTTCGACCCCTTCTTCACCACCAAGGAGGTGGGCAAGGGCACCGGGCTGGGCCTGGCCATGCTGCAAAGCATACTGCGGCGCGCAGGCGGCCACGTGCTGGTCGAGACGGCGCCCGGCCGGGGCAGTTGCTTCCAGCTATTGTTTCCGGTCGCGGCGGCCACCGCCGGCGAGGCCGCCGTGGCCGGGCCGGCCGCCGTGTTCGACGGCGTGGCCGGGGCCGGCCAGCAGATATGGGTGGTCGACGACACGCCGGCCGTGGCCCGCTACATCGCCGAACTGCTGGGCGACTGGGGCTACCGGGTGCGCCGTTTCGACGATCCGCTGCAGTTGCTGGCCGCCTTCCAAGCCACGCCGATGGCGGTCGACCTGGTGCTGACCGACCAGACGATGCCGGGCATCGGCGGCTTGGCGCTGGCCGCCGCGCTGCACCGCCTGCGTCCCGGCCTGCCGATCTTCCTGTGCACTGGCCAGTGCGCTGGCCTGGACGAGGCGGCGCTGTCGCGCTGCGGGATCCAGCGCTGCTTCGACAAGCCCATTTCCGGCGGCGCGCTGCTTCGGGCGGTCGCGCTGGCGCTGGTTTGA
- a CDS encoding putative bifunctional diguanylate cyclase/phosphodiesterase yields MVARGAINQSGMPAAPAMDWLGCAASILDQLCVGVVVTDGALRVLAINGRGRAICGLAGALEPAGLALATLLPSAPLCARAQVLLAGGAAPSAMAVVVGGRCLNASFAVVDIGAIGARLLLSLDDGIRGEEQCQESCSPAAHYRNQAALLDKATDAIIVRDMDDRVVFWNMGAQRLYGWRAAEVLGAPGAAAMYDDPAELQEIKRQVLAQGSWRGELVQLRRDGGRFTVESQRTLVRDGAGRAQSVFIINTDISQRKEQEARIRTMALYDSMTGLPNRRMFMQHMRQALADGARNDDTLALLFLDLNRFKEINDTLGHDVGDQVLIGVAQRFQAALPGEQLLARLAGDEFVVIAGSANAATAARLAGRLLDALRLPVAARGHSFPLSVSIGTALFPEDGRSVEELLKHADLAMYRAKAQGGGHQAYRPDMSAGLDKRIEMARRLGLAIEAGTLELYYQPKVRLNSGAVDGAEALLRWHDADWGAVSPATFIPIAEARGMIVALGNWVLRAACRQMAAWRAAGLVFPGRLAVNLAARQLAGADAAGQILAIVEQAGLSPDCFELELTESGLMDNVEHAIGVMATLKAAGFTVSIDDFGTGYSSLSYLKRLPADTLKIDISFVRDMLSDRQDYTIVTTIIGMARNLQLRTVAEGVEHAAQAEALLALGCDDAQGYYFCRPLPAAAFAEQWLGHPRA; encoded by the coding sequence ATGGTCGCTAGGGGCGCCATCAATCAATCGGGGATGCCGGCTGCGCCGGCCATGGACTGGCTCGGCTGCGCCGCGAGCATACTCGACCAACTGTGTGTGGGCGTGGTCGTGACCGACGGTGCGCTGCGGGTGCTGGCCATCAACGGGCGCGGCCGCGCCATCTGCGGCCTGGCCGGCGCGCTGGAGCCGGCCGGCCTGGCGCTGGCCACCCTGCTGCCCAGCGCACCGCTGTGCGCGCGCGCGCAGGTTTTGCTGGCCGGCGGTGCCGCGCCGTCTGCCATGGCCGTGGTCGTCGGCGGGCGCTGCCTGAACGCCAGCTTCGCCGTGGTCGATATCGGCGCCATCGGCGCGCGACTGCTGCTCAGCTTGGACGACGGCATCCGTGGCGAGGAGCAGTGCCAGGAGTCGTGTTCGCCGGCGGCGCATTACCGCAACCAGGCCGCACTACTCGACAAGGCCACCGACGCCATCATAGTGCGCGACATGGACGACCGCGTGGTGTTCTGGAACATGGGCGCGCAGCGCCTGTACGGTTGGCGCGCCGCCGAGGTGCTGGGCGCGCCGGGCGCCGCCGCGATGTACGACGATCCGGCCGAGCTGCAGGAGATCAAGCGGCAAGTGCTGGCGCAGGGCAGCTGGCGTGGCGAGCTGGTGCAACTGCGCCGCGACGGCGGCCGCTTCACCGTCGAGAGCCAGCGCACGCTGGTGCGCGACGGCGCCGGCCGGGCCCAGTCCGTGTTCATCATCAACACCGACATCAGCCAGCGCAAGGAGCAGGAGGCGCGGATCCGCACGATGGCCCTGTACGACAGTATGACCGGGCTACCCAACCGGCGCATGTTCATGCAGCACATGCGCCAGGCCCTGGCCGATGGCGCGCGCAACGACGATACCCTGGCCCTGTTGTTCCTGGACCTGAACCGCTTCAAGGAAATCAACGACACGCTGGGCCACGACGTCGGCGACCAGGTGCTGATCGGCGTGGCGCAGCGCTTCCAGGCGGCCCTGCCGGGCGAGCAGTTGCTGGCCCGGCTGGCCGGCGACGAGTTCGTCGTCATCGCCGGCTCGGCCAACGCGGCCACAGCGGCCCGCCTGGCCGGCCGCCTGCTCGACGCCTTGCGCCTGCCGGTGGCGGCGAGGGGCCACAGCTTCCCGCTCAGCGTGAGCATCGGCACCGCCCTGTTCCCCGAGGACGGGCGCAGCGTGGAGGAACTGCTCAAGCACGCCGACCTGGCGATGTACCGCGCCAAGGCCCAGGGCGGCGGCCACCAGGCTTACCGGCCCGACATGAGCGCCGGCCTGGACAAGCGCATTGAAATGGCCAGGCGGCTCGGCCTGGCCATTGAGGCCGGCACGCTGGAACTGTACTACCAGCCCAAGGTACGGCTCAACAGCGGCGCCGTCGACGGCGCCGAGGCGCTGCTGCGGTGGCACGACGCGGACTGGGGCGCGGTCAGTCCGGCCACCTTCATCCCCATCGCCGAGGCGCGCGGTATGATAGTGGCGCTGGGCAATTGGGTGTTGCGCGCCGCCTGCCGCCAGATGGCCGCCTGGCGTGCTGCCGGCCTGGTGTTTCCGGGCCGCTTGGCGGTCAACCTGGCGGCCCGGCAGCTGGCCGGCGCCGACGCGGCCGGGCAGATCCTGGCCATCGTCGAGCAGGCCGGCCTGAGTCCCGACTGCTTCGAACTGGAACTGACCGAAAGCGGCCTGATGGACAACGTCGAGCACGCCATCGGCGTGATGGCGACCCTGAAGGCGGCCGGATTCACCGTGTCGATCGACGATTTCGGCACCGGCTACTCCTCGCTATCCTACCTGAAGCGGCTGCCGGCCGACACGCTCAAGATCGACATCTCTTTCGTGCGCGACATGCTCAGCGACCGCCAGGACTACACCATCGTCACTACCATCATCGGCATGGCCCGCAACCTGCAACTGCGCACCGTGGCCGAGGGCGTGGAGCACGCGGCCCAGGCCGAGGCGCTGCTGGCGCTGGGCTGCGACGATGCGCAGGGCTACTATTTTTGCCGGCCGCTGCCGGCCGCCGCGTTCGCCGAGCAGTGGTTGGGGCACCCCCGCGCCTGA